A genomic stretch from Komagataeibacter xylinus includes:
- the lepB gene encoding signal peptidase I: MDDNKTILSQAEPERRSGGLLELVRTVVIAGVLALTVRTVLFEPFNIPSGSMIPTLQVGDYVWVAKYSYGYSHFALPGAPDLFEGRIFSSMPHRGDVAVFRFTKDTSIDYIKRIVGLPGDTVQMREGKLYLNGTEVPREPEGDYAAIDEHRTRMEGDRYREILPGSGGHGPVAHDILKLTDEGGKNDTPEYVVPPGYFFAMGDNRDDSADSRFMGDEPQDLGFVPMENLVGQAKWIFMSVDNAHPFWQVWYWPSEIRWGRLFMGVH, encoded by the coding sequence ATGGACGATAACAAGACAATTCTCTCGCAGGCCGAGCCTGAGCGCCGCTCCGGCGGGCTGCTCGAACTCGTGCGCACCGTGGTCATAGCCGGCGTGCTCGCCCTGACCGTGCGCACGGTGCTGTTCGAGCCGTTCAACATTCCGTCCGGCTCCATGATCCCGACGCTGCAGGTGGGCGATTACGTGTGGGTGGCCAAATACAGCTATGGCTACTCGCATTTCGCGCTGCCCGGTGCGCCCGACCTGTTCGAGGGGCGGATCTTCAGCAGCATGCCCCATCGGGGCGATGTGGCGGTGTTCCGCTTCACCAAGGATACCTCGATCGACTACATCAAGCGCATCGTTGGCCTGCCGGGTGATACGGTGCAGATGCGCGAGGGCAAGCTCTACCTCAACGGCACCGAAGTCCCCCGCGAGCCCGAAGGCGATTATGCCGCCATTGACGAGCACCGCACCCGCATGGAAGGCGACCGCTACCGCGAGATCCTGCCCGGCAGCGGCGGCCACGGCCCCGTGGCGCATGATATCCTGAAGCTGACCGATGAGGGCGGCAAGAACGACACGCCGGAATATGTGGTGCCGCCGGGCTACTTCTTCGCCATGGGCGACAACCGCGATGACAGCGCCGACAGCCGCTTCATGGGCGATGAACCGCAGGACCTCGGCTTCGTGCCGATGGAGAATCTGGTGGGGCAGGCGAAGTGGATCTTCATGTCGGTCGATAACGCGCATCCGTTCTGGCAGGTGTGGTACTGGCCCAGCGAGATCCGCTGGGGCCGCCTCTTCATGGGGGTGCACTGA
- the acpS gene encoding holo-ACP synthase, which produces MLIGIGSDLCDARRIETVLARHGARFINRVFTAREQQAAARRQGNARLGTYAKRWAAKEACAKALGTGFARGVFHSDLGVENLPGGQPVMRLSGGAQARLEALLPAGHEARIFLTMTDEHPYAFAQVMIMAEKAAVA; this is translated from the coding sequence ATGCTGATCGGCATCGGTTCGGACCTGTGCGATGCGCGGCGGATCGAGACGGTCCTGGCCCGGCATGGCGCGCGCTTCATCAACCGCGTGTTCACCGCGCGCGAGCAGCAGGCCGCCGCGCGCAGGCAGGGCAATGCGCGGCTGGGCACCTACGCCAAGCGCTGGGCGGCAAAGGAGGCCTGCGCCAAGGCGCTGGGCACGGGCTTTGCCCGTGGCGTGTTCCATAGCGACCTTGGCGTGGAGAACCTGCCCGGTGGCCAGCCGGTCATGCGGCTTTCAGGCGGGGCGCAGGCGCGGCTTGAGGCCCTGCTGCCCGCAGGTCATGAAGCCCGCATATTCCTGACCATGACCGATGAGCACCCCTATGCCTTTGCCCAGGTCATGATCATGGCGGAGAAGGCGGCCGTCGCCTGA
- a CDS encoding bifunctional (p)ppGpp synthetase/guanosine-3',5'-bis(diphosphate) 3'-pyrophosphohydrolase — MPVPATGGVAVPAATLPARHEGGERVLSCEGLIRRIHAYDPTADAELIRRAFAVAQAAHAGQARDNGDPYITHPLAVANILAGFHLDTASIVTALLHDTVEDTGVTQKQLREQFGDTVAELVDGVTKLTRLELQSDRTKQAENFRKLVLAMSRDIRVLLVKLADRLHNMRTLHYVQRIDRRQRIARETMEIYAPLAGRIGMDKVKVELQNLSFAALEPEAMATIRARLNYLRGQGADVIEEIRRELQALCVDAGLEGVEVTGREKTPYSIWEKMQRRNVAFEQLSDIMAFRIIVPSREACYIALGAVHAAYPVIAGRFKDYISTPKANGYQSLHTGVTLRHPRNQKIEVQIRTAEMHDVAENGVASHWLYKQLPDVAAKGATKGVVSGLRWVQDLLDILEDSSAPDEFLENTKLELYQDQVFCFTPKGQLISLPRGATPVDFAYAVHSQVGDTCVGARINGRLMPLRHELQNGDQVEIMTARGGTPSPSWERFVATGKARARIRRHVALQQREAHLESGRVALAKAFRQEGVDGSEKVLDSLLKDLRLQSVADLYVAVGNGNQSAREVVQLAYPELRRAPRAPRMVPGLSMRAPAGGALSGGIPGRRKPAAGGMALAGVGAGMAVHFAGCCHPLPGDRIVGIVSTGKGITVHTLGCQTLETFAATPERFMDLDWDYDLIARNVTGHHTGRLSVVTANEPAMLATLTNIAAKHEGVMMNLRIVNRQLEFMEILADIEVRDLRHLTAIMVALRAAKGVVQVERARG; from the coding sequence CTGCCCGTGCCTGCCACGGGTGGTGTGGCAGTGCCTGCAGCCACCCTTCCAGCGCGGCATGAGGGCGGGGAGCGCGTTCTTTCCTGCGAGGGGCTGATCCGGCGCATCCATGCGTACGACCCCACCGCCGATGCGGAACTGATCCGCCGGGCCTTTGCCGTGGCCCAGGCCGCCCATGCGGGCCAGGCGCGCGATAACGGCGACCCCTACATCACCCACCCGCTGGCCGTGGCCAACATCCTTGCGGGTTTCCACCTCGATACCGCCTCGATCGTGACAGCGCTGCTGCACGATACGGTGGAAGATACCGGGGTGACCCAGAAGCAGTTGCGCGAACAGTTTGGCGATACGGTTGCCGAACTGGTCGATGGCGTCACCAAGCTCACAAGGCTCGAACTCCAGTCCGACCGCACCAAGCAGGCGGAGAATTTCCGCAAGCTCGTGCTGGCCATGTCGCGCGATATTCGCGTGCTTCTCGTCAAGCTGGCCGACCGGCTGCACAACATGCGTACGCTGCATTACGTGCAGCGTATCGACCGCAGGCAGCGCATCGCCCGCGAGACGATGGAGATCTACGCCCCCCTTGCCGGCCGTATCGGCATGGACAAGGTCAAGGTCGAGCTTCAGAACCTGTCCTTCGCCGCCCTCGAGCCCGAGGCGATGGCCACCATCCGCGCCCGGCTGAACTACCTGCGCGGGCAGGGTGCCGATGTCATCGAGGAGATCCGCCGCGAACTCCAGGCCCTGTGCGTCGATGCCGGGCTGGAGGGCGTGGAGGTGACGGGGCGCGAAAAGACGCCCTATTCCATCTGGGAAAAGATGCAGCGACGCAATGTCGCCTTCGAGCAGCTTTCCGACATCATGGCCTTCCGCATCATCGTGCCCTCGCGGGAGGCGTGCTATATCGCGCTTGGTGCCGTGCATGCCGCCTATCCGGTCATTGCCGGGCGGTTCAAGGACTATATCTCCACCCCCAAGGCCAACGGCTACCAGAGCCTGCATACCGGGGTGACGCTGCGCCACCCGCGCAACCAGAAGATCGAGGTGCAGATCCGCACGGCGGAAATGCACGACGTGGCCGAGAACGGCGTGGCCTCGCACTGGCTGTACAAGCAGCTGCCCGATGTTGCGGCAAAGGGGGCGACCAAAGGCGTGGTCTCTGGCCTGCGCTGGGTGCAGGACCTGCTCGACATCCTGGAGGATTCATCGGCCCCCGATGAGTTTCTCGAGAACACCAAGCTCGAACTCTATCAGGATCAGGTCTTCTGCTTCACGCCCAAGGGGCAGCTTATCTCGCTGCCGCGCGGGGCAACCCCGGTTGACTTCGCCTATGCCGTGCACAGCCAGGTGGGCGATACCTGCGTGGGGGCCCGCATCAATGGGCGCCTGATGCCGCTGCGCCACGAGTTGCAGAATGGCGATCAGGTCGAGATCATGACCGCGCGCGGCGGCACGCCCTCGCCCTCGTGGGAGCGGTTTGTCGCCACTGGCAAGGCGCGCGCGCGCATCCGCCGGCATGTAGCGCTCCAGCAGCGCGAGGCCCATCTGGAAAGCGGGCGCGTGGCGCTGGCCAAGGCCTTCCGGCAGGAAGGGGTGGATGGCTCGGAAAAGGTGCTCGACAGCCTGCTCAAGGATCTGCGCCTGCAAAGCGTGGCCGACCTGTACGTGGCCGTGGGCAATGGCAACCAGTCCGCGCGCGAGGTGGTGCAACTGGCCTACCCCGAACTGCGCCGCGCCCCGCGTGCGCCGCGCATGGTGCCGGGCCTGTCCATGCGTGCCCCTGCGGGCGGCGCGCTGAGTGGCGGCATTCCGGGGCGGCGCAAGCCGGCGGCTGGCGGCATGGCGCTTGCAGGCGTGGGTGCGGGCATGGCGGTGCATTTTGCCGGGTGCTGCCACCCGCTGCCCGGCGACCGGATCGTGGGCATTGTCTCCACCGGCAAGGGCATCACGGTGCATACGCTGGGCTGCCAGACGCTGGAAACCTTTGCCGCCACCCCCGAGCGGTTCATGGACCTCGACTGGGATTACGACCTGATCGCCCGCAATGTCACCGGCCACCATACCGGGCGGCTGAGCGTGGTCACCGCCAACGAGCCCGCCATGCTTGCCACGCTGACCAACATCGCCGCCAAGCATGAGGGCGTGATGATGAACCTGCGCATCGTCAACCGGCAGCTTGAATTCATGGAGATCCTTGCCGATATCGAGGTACGCGACCTGCGGCACCTGACCGCCATCATGGTGGCGCTGCGGGCCGCCAAGGGCGTGGTGCAGGTTGAACGGGCAAGGGGATAG
- the rpoZ gene encoding DNA-directed RNA polymerase subunit omega → MARVTVEDCVERVPNRFELVLLAAQRARALSRGEEMTIDRDNDKNPVVALREIADQTINLEQIRSDLVRSLARAPEPEPADEEVVDLIPTEQNIFGLQDVSAEEEARHSTGSMSAEELEASVESALSGRGR, encoded by the coding sequence ATGGCACGCGTCACTGTCGAGGACTGCGTTGAGCGGGTTCCCAATCGTTTTGAACTGGTGCTGCTCGCAGCCCAGCGCGCCCGCGCCCTGTCGCGCGGCGAGGAAATGACGATTGACCGCGATAACGACAAGAACCCCGTTGTCGCCCTGCGCGAGATCGCGGACCAGACCATTAACCTCGAGCAGATCCGCAGCGACCTCGTGCGCTCGCTCGCCCGTGCGCCCGAGCCCGAGCCTGCCGATGAGGAAGTGGTCGACCTGATCCCGACCGAGCAGAACATCTTCGGCCTGCAGGATGTCTCGGCCGAGGAAGAAGCCCGTCATTCCACCGGCAGCATGTCGGCTGAAGAACTCGAGGCATCGGTTGAGTCGGCCCTGAGCGGACGGGGCCGTTAA
- the folK gene encoding 2-amino-4-hydroxy-6-hydroxymethyldihydropteridine diphosphokinase produces the protein MNMPQSISCITDTFIAVGANLPRESGETAAMTCLWAVGELARIPGLSVVGVSAWYESAPVPPSGQPPYVNGVVRMAGDVDPAWLLEQLHAIEAAAGRRRTVANAARPLDLDIISMGGLVRVAPDPILPHPRATRRAFVLLPLRDVMPDWCDPVTGQGIDAFLPGVAGQQIRRMAEAEGASGPA, from the coding sequence ATGAACATGCCGCAATCCATCTCCTGCATCACGGACACCTTTATTGCGGTGGGTGCCAATCTACCGCGTGAAAGTGGTGAAACTGCGGCCATGACCTGCCTGTGGGCGGTGGGTGAGCTTGCCCGTATTCCCGGCCTTTCGGTGGTGGGTGTCTCGGCATGGTACGAGAGCGCGCCGGTGCCGCCCTCGGGCCAGCCCCCTTACGTGAACGGAGTCGTACGCATGGCGGGCGATGTCGATCCGGCCTGGCTGCTGGAGCAGTTGCACGCCATCGAGGCCGCCGCCGGGCGCAGGCGCACGGTCGCCAACGCCGCCCGCCCGCTTGATCTCGACATCATCTCCATGGGTGGGCTGGTGCGCGTGGCCCCCGACCCCATCCTGCCTCACCCGCGCGCAACCCGGCGCGCCTTCGTGCTGCTGCCGCTGCGCGATGTCATGCCAGACTGGTGTGACCCCGTGACAGGGCAGGGGATTGACGCTTTCCTGCCCGGTGTCGCGGGGCAGCAGATCCGGCGCATGGCGGAGGCGGAGGGCGCATCAGGCCCCGCATAA